One Vibrio taketomensis DNA window includes the following coding sequences:
- a CDS encoding DUF2474 family protein, whose product MASDKEANRKIQLSWFVGIWLASVLGLALFSLLIRWLLLG is encoded by the coding sequence ATGGCTAGCGATAAAGAGGCGAATAGAAAAATTCAACTCAGTTGGTTTGTGGGGATTTGGCTAGCCTCAGTACTTGGGCTAGCCCTTTTTAGCTTACTGATTCGCTGGTTGCTGCTTGGTTAA
- a CDS encoding transcriptional regulator yields the protein MELKRLTQSDLDILNSMKSVVDGIARMYGEHTEVALHSLDVDSPAIIKIANGHITARDEGAPITNLALIKLKEGKDVSDSYLSKTTSGKTLHSITTIIRNPNHEPIGLLCINVDMDAPLQSFIKTLLPPTTETQSPETFAKNIDETIESTIESVKSEVWLSSEITPAKRNREVVTRLHDLGVFKMKDAVMMVANQLGISKDTIYLYLRGLGG from the coding sequence TTGGAACTAAAACGGCTGACTCAAAGTGATCTCGATATTCTGAATTCAATGAAGAGTGTCGTGGATGGTATTGCACGCATGTATGGTGAGCATACTGAAGTTGCATTGCATAGTTTAGATGTCGACTCCCCAGCCATTATTAAGATCGCCAATGGTCATATTACTGCCCGCGATGAAGGTGCCCCGATCACCAATTTAGCGTTGATTAAGCTAAAAGAAGGCAAAGATGTTTCGGATTCGTATTTAAGTAAAACCACATCAGGAAAAACATTACACTCTATTACTACGATTATTCGTAATCCTAACCATGAACCGATTGGTTTACTGTGTATCAATGTGGATATGGATGCGCCGCTGCAGTCATTTATTAAAACCTTGTTGCCGCCAACGACAGAAACTCAATCGCCTGAGACTTTCGCAAAAAATATTGATGAAACGATCGAGAGTACAATTGAGAGCGTGAAATCTGAAGTGTGGCTCAGCAGTGAGATTACTCCTGCGAAGCGCAATCGCGAGGTCGTGACGCGTTTGCACGACTTAGGTGTGTTCAAAATGAAAGATGCCGTCATGATGGTTGCCAATCAGCTTGGCATTTCCAAAGATACGATTTACTTATATTTGCGTGGTTTAGGGGGCTAA
- a CDS encoding NADH:ubiquinone reductase (Na(+)-transporting) subunit B, with amino-acid sequence MSFKDKLEAIAPNFEPGGKYEKFYPVYEAAATIFYTPGTVNKGLTHVRDSVDLKRIMIMVWLATFPAMFWGMYNVGNQSVTALLATYGGAELQQVIDASWRVSLVFGSEQALADSTWLGKILLGACYFVPIYATVFIVGGIWEVLFAVVRKHEVNEGFFVSSVLFALILPPTIPLWQAALGITFGIVVAKEVFGGTGRNFLNPALAGRAFLYFAYPANMSGGLVWTAADGYSGATPLSQWYDGGKANLLNNNTGEALPWSDAFLGNLPGSVGEGSTLLIAFAGIVLIAMRIASWRIVAGVIVGLAVTSTLLNVVGSATNPMFSMPFHWHFVLGGVAFGTFFMATDPVSAAFTNKGKWAYGILIGVMTIGIRVLNPAYPEGIMLAILFANLFAPLFDFMVKEANAKRRRKRIAS; translated from the coding sequence ATGAGTTTTAAAGATAAGCTCGAGGCGATAGCGCCCAACTTTGAACCCGGTGGCAAGTACGAGAAGTTCTATCCTGTTTACGAGGCTGCAGCTACCATCTTCTATACACCGGGGACAGTCAACAAGGGACTTACTCACGTAAGGGATAGCGTCGACCTCAAACGCATCATGATCATGGTGTGGCTTGCGACGTTCCCTGCGATGTTTTGGGGTATGTACAACGTTGGTAACCAATCGGTGACCGCGCTTTTGGCTACCTACGGTGGAGCAGAGTTGCAGCAGGTCATCGACGCAAGTTGGCGCGTATCGCTAGTGTTCGGCAGTGAACAAGCTCTCGCTGACAGCACTTGGCTCGGTAAAATTTTGTTGGGTGCGTGCTACTTTGTTCCGATTTACGCCACGGTGTTCATCGTCGGCGGTATATGGGAGGTGCTGTTTGCCGTGGTGCGAAAGCACGAGGTCAACGAGGGCTTCTTCGTCAGTTCCGTGTTGTTTGCTTTGATCCTTCCTCCTACTATCCCACTTTGGCAAGCAGCGCTAGGTATTACGTTCGGCATCGTTGTGGCAAAAGAAGTCTTTGGTGGTACCGGGCGCAATTTTCTTAACCCAGCGCTTGCAGGACGTGCGTTCCTCTATTTTGCTTATCCGGCCAATATGTCGGGTGGCTTAGTATGGACAGCTGCAGACGGTTACTCCGGAGCGACGCCTCTCAGTCAGTGGTACGACGGAGGGAAGGCGAATCTTCTCAATAACAACACCGGCGAGGCGTTACCTTGGAGTGATGCGTTCTTAGGTAATTTACCGGGGTCTGTCGGTGAAGGTTCTACTTTGTTAATTGCCTTTGCCGGTATTGTGCTGATAGCGATGCGAATAGCATCTTGGCGCATAGTCGCGGGGGTGATCGTCGGGCTTGCAGTAACGTCGACATTGCTCAATGTGGTGGGCTCTGCAACCAACCCAATGTTCTCAATGCCGTTCCATTGGCATTTCGTGCTCGGCGGCGTGGCGTTTGGTACCTTCTTTATGGCAACTGATCCAGTCTCCGCTGCGTTCACCAACAAAGGCAAATGGGCGTACGGCATTTTGATTGGTGTAATGACCATCGGTATTCGAGTACTGAATCCGGCTTACCCTGAAGGTATTATGCTCGCCATTTTGTTTGCTAATTTGTTTGCGCCGTTGTTTGACTTTATGGTCAAAGAAGCCAATGCCAAACGAAGGAGAAAACGGATTGCGAGCTAA
- a CDS encoding SDR family oxidoreductase — MNVLVFGGSGGIGLALTKHVLNTVRDSHVIATYYHSAPSFIHSRLTWQRVNVTNEEELQTLSKDYPKLDWIINCIGLLHDEQHGPEKSLASVTPEWFLHTMSINTLPTLLIAKHFSNNLKRSDQPRMSVLSARVGSIRDNRLGGWYSYRSSKAALNMLIKDISIEWHRTMPKASIIALHPGTTDTQLSEPFQANVPDGKLFTPAYVAQCLFELIQTFSPEQSGSFVAYDGTPIPW; from the coding sequence ATGAATGTTTTAGTCTTTGGTGGCTCTGGCGGGATCGGACTGGCTCTTACAAAACATGTACTAAACACGGTTAGAGATAGCCATGTTATCGCCACTTACTATCATTCAGCGCCGAGTTTTATCCACTCGCGGTTAACATGGCAGCGCGTCAATGTGACAAATGAGGAAGAGTTGCAAACGCTGAGCAAAGACTATCCAAAGCTTGATTGGATAATTAACTGCATTGGCCTCTTACATGACGAGCAGCATGGTCCAGAAAAAAGCTTAGCGAGTGTTACACCAGAGTGGTTTCTTCACACTATGTCGATCAACACGTTACCAACGTTGCTGATCGCTAAACACTTCAGTAATAATCTAAAACGCAGTGACCAGCCGCGCATGTCAGTGTTGTCAGCAAGAGTCGGAAGTATTCGCGATAATCGGTTAGGCGGATGGTATAGCTATCGAAGCTCAAAAGCCGCGCTTAATATGCTGATAAAAGACATCAGTATTGAGTGGCATCGCACCATGCCCAAAGCCAGCATTATCGCTTTACATCCTGGCACGACAGATACTCAGCTTTCTGAACCCTTTCAAGCCAATGTGCCGGATGGCAAGCTATTTACCCCAGCCTACGTTGCCCAATGCCTTTTCGAATTAATACAAACGTTCTCACCAGAGCAAAGTGGGAGTTTCGTCGCTTATGATGGTACCCCTATTCCGTGGTAA
- a CDS encoding cytochrome ubiquinol oxidase subunit I produces MDTLAIDLARFQFAFTVSFHIIFPAFTIGLASFLAVLEGLWLKTHNDKYLQLYKYWLKIFAISFGMGVVSGIVLSYQFGTNWSVFADKTGPVLGPLMGYEVFTAFFLEAGFLGVMLFGMDRVGKKLHFAATCIVAFGTFLSAFWILSVNSWMQTPAGFGYNEAGQFIPLDWWEVVFNPSFPYRLVHMLLAAYLTTAFVVAAVGAYHLLKSPNNPLARTMFSMAMWMAAIVTPIQIIAGDMHGLNTLEHQPAKVAAMEGHYQSHKSAPLILFGFPNDETQTVDYKVEIPKLGSLILTHSWDGEVKGLDAFPADEHPPVAIVFWSFRVMVGIGFGMLFLGLTSLWLRKRKRLFDTQWFHRLCVVFGPAGFVAVLAGWITTEVGRQPYTVYGLLRTTESASPIDAAAVSVSLTAFVVVYFIVFGAGFFYLLRLMRKSPTRYEEALESRLPDGTQAPPASHSNHLS; encoded by the coding sequence ATGGACACTCTGGCAATCGACCTCGCCCGCTTTCAGTTTGCGTTTACGGTTTCCTTCCACATTATTTTCCCTGCTTTCACGATCGGCTTAGCAAGTTTTCTTGCTGTTCTCGAAGGGCTTTGGCTGAAAACCCACAATGACAAATATCTACAGCTATACAAATATTGGCTGAAAATCTTTGCTATCAGCTTTGGTATGGGTGTAGTCAGTGGTATCGTTCTGAGTTACCAATTTGGTACCAACTGGAGTGTCTTCGCAGATAAAACAGGGCCGGTGCTTGGGCCTCTTATGGGTTACGAAGTGTTCACTGCCTTTTTCCTTGAAGCAGGCTTTCTTGGCGTGATGCTTTTCGGTATGGACCGAGTCGGTAAGAAACTGCATTTTGCTGCAACTTGTATTGTTGCGTTTGGCACTTTTCTTTCTGCATTCTGGATTCTATCGGTCAACAGTTGGATGCAGACTCCTGCTGGATTTGGCTACAACGAGGCAGGCCAGTTCATTCCACTTGATTGGTGGGAAGTGGTCTTTAACCCGTCCTTTCCTTATCGGCTGGTGCACATGCTGCTTGCTGCTTACCTCACTACCGCGTTTGTCGTCGCAGCAGTCGGCGCTTACCATTTGCTTAAATCACCCAACAACCCACTGGCTCGCACCATGTTCTCTATGGCCATGTGGATGGCGGCCATTGTGACACCAATCCAAATCATCGCAGGTGACATGCATGGTTTGAACACTCTTGAACATCAACCTGCGAAAGTGGCGGCTATGGAAGGTCACTACCAATCACACAAAAGCGCACCGCTGATACTGTTTGGTTTTCCTAATGACGAAACGCAAACCGTCGATTACAAGGTGGAAATCCCAAAACTCGGTAGTTTGATCCTCACCCACAGCTGGGACGGCGAAGTAAAAGGACTCGATGCTTTCCCCGCCGATGAACACCCGCCGGTGGCGATCGTATTTTGGAGCTTCAGAGTGATGGTTGGCATTGGCTTTGGTATGTTGTTTTTAGGCCTCACCAGTTTGTGGCTACGCAAACGTAAGCGCCTGTTTGATACCCAGTGGTTCCATCGCCTCTGTGTTGTTTTCGGTCCTGCTGGCTTTGTTGCCGTATTGGCGGGCTGGATTACCACGGAAGTTGGCCGCCAACCATACACGGTCTATGGACTACTAAGAACGACAGAGTCTGCCTCTCCAATTGACGCCGCAGCAGTGAGTGTCTCGTTGACTGCTTTCGTCGTGGTTTACTTCATCGTATTTGGCGCTGGTTTCTTCTACCTCCTCCGTCTAATGAGAAAATCTCCGACTCGTTACGAAGAAGCGTTAGAAAGCCGACTGCCCGACGGTACACAAGCACCACCCGCATCTCATTCTAATCACTTAAGCTAG
- a CDS encoding YcgN family cysteine cluster protein, giving the protein MSEQFWQTKTLEQMSDQEWEALCDGCGKCCLHKLMDEDTDEIYYTNVACSWLNTKTCACKDYENRFTSDEDCTKLTREDIEDFEWLPHTCAYRLLARNEPLPEWHPLITGSKSAMHKAGESVRNKVVYEIEVVNWEDHIMNHPNRR; this is encoded by the coding sequence ATGAGCGAACAATTTTGGCAAACAAAAACCTTAGAGCAGATGAGCGACCAAGAGTGGGAAGCGCTGTGTGATGGTTGCGGCAAGTGCTGCTTGCACAAACTCATGGATGAAGATACTGATGAAATCTACTACACCAACGTTGCGTGTAGTTGGTTGAACACTAAAACATGTGCATGTAAAGATTACGAGAACCGTTTCACCTCAGATGAAGATTGCACCAAGTTAACGCGTGAAGACATCGAAGATTTTGAGTGGTTACCACATACTTGCGCATATCGCCTTTTAGCGCGCAATGAACCGCTGCCAGAGTGGCACCCGCTAATCACTGGCTCTAAATCTGCAATGCACAAAGCGGGTGAGAGTGTTCGCAACAAAGTGGTGTATGAAATTGAAGTGGTGAATTGGGAAGACCACATCATGAACCACCCAAATCGCCGCTAA
- the aqpZ gene encoding aquaporin Z, producing MNKYIAELFGTFWLVLGGCGSAVLAAGFPDIGIGLLGVSLAFGLTVVTMAYAIGHISGCHLNPAITIGLWAGGRFDAKDVLPYIIAQVIGGIIAGGVLYVIATGQAGFDVVGSGFAANGYGEHSPGQYSLIAALVSEIVLTMMFLIVVMGSTDARAPQGFAPLAIGLCLTLIHLISIPVTNTSVNPARSTGVAIYVGDWAVSQLWLFWVAPIIGGILGAIVYKAIAGKEA from the coding sequence ATGAATAAATACATAGCAGAATTATTTGGTACCTTCTGGTTAGTTTTAGGTGGGTGTGGCAGTGCAGTATTAGCCGCTGGGTTTCCTGATATTGGAATTGGATTATTAGGTGTTTCGCTTGCTTTTGGTTTAACAGTGGTCACGATGGCGTACGCTATTGGGCATATCTCTGGTTGTCATTTAAACCCAGCGATCACCATCGGTTTGTGGGCTGGCGGCAGGTTTGATGCCAAGGACGTGCTTCCCTACATTATCGCTCAAGTCATTGGCGGTATTATTGCCGGTGGGGTTTTGTACGTTATCGCTACCGGGCAAGCAGGATTTGACGTGGTAGGCTCTGGATTTGCCGCAAATGGCTATGGCGAACACTCTCCAGGTCAATACTCCCTCATCGCAGCCTTAGTAAGCGAAATCGTGTTAACCATGATGTTCTTAATCGTCGTGATGGGGTCAACCGATGCTAGAGCGCCCCAAGGCTTTGCACCCTTGGCGATTGGTTTATGCCTAACTCTTATTCACCTTATTTCGATTCCAGTCACCAATACCTCTGTTAATCCTGCTCGTAGTACCGGCGTCGCTATCTACGTTGGGGATTGGGCTGTCAGCCAACTATGGCTATTCTGGGTTGCACCGATCATTGGCGGTATCTTAGGGGCTATCGTTTATAAGGCGATTGCAGGTAAAGAAGCATAA
- a CDS encoding FeoA domain-containing protein yields MKQIRQEDQEMAFLNTLGCFEGEPVTIVSVLSDTYVIAVKDARYSIDSDLAKTVVLY; encoded by the coding sequence ATTAAACAGATTCGTCAAGAAGACCAAGAGATGGCTTTTCTCAATACACTGGGTTGTTTTGAGGGTGAGCCAGTCACCATCGTTTCCGTGTTATCGGATACCTACGTGATTGCAGTAAAAGATGCTCGATACAGCATTGATTCTGATTTAGCGAAAACAGTGGTGCTTTATTAA
- a CDS encoding mechanosensitive ion channel family protein, with translation MLAFWLSFSAVAQTDTAATPPQQAEPQHSKAELAIASINQDIADLSKSLATATGDERDAIQLQLFQKNEDLRSQLAIAVNDKSLSEPVLKQQIQQQIKYAQSARKYLDNKIKELNEQINEAKPEDKLALINQYRELQHYLDTTYHASWQNITWLKQLDKPDAKLEAQLKEETNTRLRLLSASVEYLDQQHDFTATQLATSPESEKAAIQLNQLIIKQRLDIATKSMRDLISIGSDLGLETADYKRLAFEVTGNITHDLLNAKVMWAIVSSWSTNAFDWLVENAPQHVFQLMVFALILLITKGIAGIARKIVSKTVSTKNLKMSQLMQDFFVSMSSKAVWVVGIMVGLSQLGLNLAPILTGFGIAGVIIGFALQDTLSNFAAGMMLLIYRPFDVGDFVYAGGVDGKVSHMSLVSTTIRTFDNQIIMVPNSKIWGDVIKNVTHERIRRVDMVFGIGYSDDLLLAESVLTDIVTSHPAVLRAPEPMIKVHTLNTSSIDFIVRPWVKTDDYWDVYWDVTKEVKLRFDREGISIPFPQQDVHLHMVDKKDA, from the coding sequence ATGCTCGCCTTTTGGCTTTCTTTTTCAGCGGTTGCTCAAACTGATACCGCGGCGACGCCTCCTCAGCAGGCTGAGCCTCAACATTCAAAAGCTGAACTTGCGATTGCATCAATCAATCAAGATATTGCGGATTTATCAAAAAGCTTAGCGACCGCAACAGGTGATGAACGTGATGCGATTCAATTACAGTTGTTCCAAAAAAATGAGGATCTACGTAGTCAGTTAGCGATTGCGGTCAATGATAAGAGCTTGAGTGAACCTGTCCTTAAACAACAGATTCAGCAACAAATCAAATACGCGCAAAGCGCGCGTAAGTATCTTGATAATAAAATAAAAGAGCTTAATGAGCAGATTAACGAAGCGAAACCAGAAGATAAGTTAGCTCTGATTAATCAGTATCGAGAGTTACAGCATTATTTAGACACTACGTACCATGCGAGTTGGCAAAACATTACGTGGCTAAAACAGCTCGATAAGCCAGATGCGAAGCTCGAAGCTCAACTTAAAGAAGAAACGAATACTCGTTTGCGCTTATTATCGGCATCGGTGGAATACCTTGATCAGCAGCATGATTTTACCGCTACTCAATTAGCGACCAGCCCAGAGTCGGAAAAGGCAGCCATTCAACTCAACCAATTGATCATCAAACAGCGCTTAGATATTGCCACCAAGAGCATGCGTGATTTGATTTCAATTGGCAGTGATTTGGGGCTTGAGACCGCCGACTACAAACGCTTGGCATTTGAGGTGACTGGCAACATCACTCACGATCTACTCAACGCGAAAGTGATGTGGGCGATCGTCAGCAGTTGGTCGACCAACGCCTTTGATTGGCTAGTAGAGAATGCGCCTCAGCACGTATTCCAGTTGATGGTGTTTGCACTTATCTTGCTGATCACCAAAGGCATTGCGGGAATTGCGCGCAAAATCGTGTCTAAAACGGTATCCACCAAGAATCTGAAAATGTCGCAATTGATGCAGGATTTCTTTGTCTCGATGTCGAGCAAAGCTGTGTGGGTTGTCGGTATTATGGTTGGCCTATCTCAGCTGGGTTTAAATCTCGCGCCAATCCTGACCGGTTTCGGTATTGCCGGTGTGATTATCGGTTTTGCCTTGCAAGACACCTTATCTAATTTCGCTGCAGGTATGATGCTACTTATTTATCGTCCATTTGATGTCGGTGACTTCGTGTATGCGGGTGGGGTAGATGGCAAGGTGAGCCATATGAGCCTGGTGAGCACGACTATTCGCACCTTTGATAACCAAATCATCATGGTGCCAAACAGTAAGATTTGGGGCGATGTAATTAAGAACGTTACGCATGAGCGTATTCGCCGTGTCGACATGGTATTTGGTATCGGTTACAGCGATGATCTATTACTTGCTGAGTCTGTACTAACGGACATCGTTACTTCACATCCAGCTGTTCTGCGTGCGCCTGAGCCAATGATTAAAGTTCATACACTCAATACGTCTTCGATTGATTTTATTGTTCGTCCTTGGGTTAAAACCGATGACTATTGGGATGTGTACTGGGATGTGACTAAAGAAGTGAAGCTACGTTTTGACCGCGAAGGCATTTCGATTCCATTCCCACAACAGGACGTGCATTTGCATATGGTTGACAAAAAAGACGCTTAA
- a CDS encoding DUF2256 domain-containing protein: MPNEGENGLRAKRDLPQKVCVICRRPFTWRKKWQRCWDDVKYCSDRCRGRRVNSNSITTE; the protein is encoded by the coding sequence ATGCCAAACGAAGGAGAAAACGGATTGCGAGCTAAGCGCGACTTGCCGCAAAAGGTCTGCGTTATTTGCCGCAGACCTTTTACATGGAGAAAGAAGTGGCAACGCTGTTGGGATGACGTCAAATACTGCTCCGACCGATGTCGAGGTAGGCGAGTTAACTCAAACTCAATTACCACGGAATAG
- a CDS encoding YkgJ family cysteine cluster protein — MTAIAIEVSDWSPCISTKLNRGCGACCIAPSISSPIPGMPNGKPAGVRCIQLNERNLCSIFGQPDRPKVCSAFDSDEAICAGGPDNALAILLDLESATD, encoded by the coding sequence ATGACTGCTATTGCGATTGAAGTTTCTGATTGGTCGCCATGCATCTCCACCAAGCTCAACCGTGGGTGTGGAGCGTGTTGTATTGCCCCATCTATTAGCTCACCTATACCAGGGATGCCAAATGGTAAGCCTGCAGGTGTTCGATGCATTCAATTGAATGAACGCAATCTATGCAGTATTTTCGGCCAACCAGACCGACCAAAGGTTTGCTCTGCATTTGATAGTGATGAGGCGATTTGTGCTGGCGGTCCAGACAACGCTTTGGCTATTTTGCTCGACTTAGAATCGGCGACAGACTAA
- a CDS encoding ferrous iron transporter B: protein MARFTYFALVMWAVFSISQTYVGPLFADTLVGWIDSFYGMVEGAMGDDVSPFLSALLLDGIIGGVGAVVGFLPLIMVLFFLLALLEDSGYMARVAIIMDRFFKKVGLSGKSIIPMIIGTGCAIPGVMATRTIQNERQRRTTAMLTPFMPCGAKLPVIALFAGVFFHDSAWVGTSMYFAGIALIILGAMLIVRITGEKSTRSFFILELPEYRVPSLMLATRSTLSRAKAFIIKAGTIILLCNAAVHIMQTFNWQFDVVAEGAENTSILATLASPFALFLVPLGFGVWQLAAAAITGFIAKENVVGTLAVVYGITNFIDTDELALVSGSADVASVMAFIGCRVGLFDV, encoded by the coding sequence ATGGCTCGGTTTACCTATTTTGCTTTGGTGATGTGGGCCGTGTTTTCTATCTCGCAAACATATGTAGGTCCTTTATTTGCGGATACTTTAGTCGGCTGGATCGATAGTTTCTACGGTATGGTTGAAGGCGCGATGGGCGATGACGTTTCCCCATTCTTAAGTGCACTGTTGCTTGATGGCATCATTGGCGGTGTAGGCGCTGTTGTTGGCTTCCTGCCTTTAATTATGGTGCTTTTCTTCCTATTGGCGCTTTTGGAAGACAGCGGCTACATGGCGCGTGTCGCGATCATCATGGACCGCTTCTTCAAAAAAGTGGGTTTATCAGGTAAGTCAATCATTCCAATGATCATTGGTACAGGTTGTGCGATCCCTGGTGTAATGGCCACACGTACGATTCAAAACGAACGTCAGCGTCGCACGACTGCAATGCTAACACCGTTTATGCCTTGTGGTGCGAAACTGCCGGTTATCGCGCTGTTTGCTGGCGTGTTTTTCCATGACTCAGCTTGGGTTGGCACTAGCATGTACTTTGCTGGTATTGCTTTGATTATTTTGGGTGCGATGCTTATCGTGCGCATCACGGGTGAAAAGAGCACGCGTTCGTTCTTTATCCTTGAACTGCCTGAATATCGTGTGCCAAGCTTGATGTTAGCAACTCGTTCGACACTATCTCGCGCGAAAGCGTTCATTATCAAAGCGGGTACCATTATCTTGCTATGTAACGCAGCCGTGCACATTATGCAGACGTTTAACTGGCAATTTGATGTAGTGGCTGAGGGTGCTGAAAATACGAGTATTCTAGCAACGCTGGCATCGCCATTTGCATTGTTCCTTGTGCCGCTTGGTTTTGGTGTATGGCAATTAGCTGCAGCAGCAATCACAGGTTTTATCGCGAAAGAGAACGTGGTAGGGACCTTGGCAGTGGTTTACGGTATTACCAACTTTATCGATACCGACGAGCTTGCTCTAGTGTCTGGCAGTGCAGATGTAGCGTCAGTCATGGCCTTCATCGGTTGCCGCGTTGGCTTATTTGATGTTTAA
- the cydB gene encoding cytochrome d ubiquinol oxidase subunit II produces the protein MDYALIWYALIGLAVLIYVVLDGFDLGIGVLFPAAHSDNERDMMMNSIAPVWDGNETWLVLGGGGLFAVFPLAYAVVMPALYAPLILMLLGLILRGVSFEYRFRTQRGKFLWDGAFFLGSLLATLMQGIMLGTLLQGIVVEERAYAGGWFDWLSPFSLFCALATLCAYSLLGACWLIIKLPQDLSGRYYATAKRWALGLVACVVAVSIWLPLINPLIFERWFSFPTSLLYFVIPLLAALFVWRLFSSLIQHRAIAAYLYSMGIFVLSAVGFGVSTFPYLVPFALTYQQAAAPDSSLKFLLVGAVILLPMIIAYSAYSYWVFRGKLKHGEGYH, from the coding sequence ATGGACTACGCACTTATCTGGTACGCCTTGATTGGCCTAGCGGTACTCATTTATGTGGTTTTAGATGGATTCGACCTTGGGATTGGCGTGTTATTTCCTGCCGCTCACTCAGATAACGAACGCGATATGATGATGAACAGTATCGCACCTGTTTGGGATGGTAATGAAACATGGCTGGTACTTGGTGGCGGCGGGTTATTCGCCGTGTTTCCTCTTGCCTATGCTGTGGTAATGCCTGCTTTGTACGCGCCACTGATACTCATGCTGTTAGGGCTCATTTTAAGGGGCGTGTCATTTGAGTATCGCTTTCGAACGCAGCGAGGGAAATTTCTTTGGGATGGTGCATTTTTCTTGGGCTCACTACTCGCCACACTGATGCAGGGCATCATGCTCGGAACATTACTGCAAGGGATCGTGGTTGAAGAGCGTGCGTACGCAGGCGGTTGGTTCGATTGGTTATCACCGTTTAGCCTGTTCTGCGCTCTTGCTACACTTTGTGCCTACTCGCTACTGGGCGCATGTTGGCTAATCATCAAATTGCCCCAAGATCTCAGTGGTCGTTACTATGCAACAGCGAAGCGCTGGGCGCTGGGATTGGTTGCTTGTGTCGTCGCCGTGAGTATTTGGCTGCCGCTAATAAACCCGCTCATTTTTGAACGCTGGTTTAGCTTCCCCACTTCACTGCTCTACTTTGTTATTCCTCTGCTGGCAGCACTGTTTGTATGGCGCTTGTTTAGCAGTTTAATCCAACATCGGGCCATCGCTGCGTACTTATACAGCATGGGAATTTTTGTGCTTTCTGCGGTCGGTTTCGGTGTTTCAACGTTTCCATACTTGGTGCCTTTCGCACTCACTTATCAGCAAGCAGCGGCACCAGACAGCAGTCTCAAATTTCTATTGGTTGGCGCAGTGATATTGCTGCCAATGATCATTGCTTACAGTGCTTATTCTTACTGGGTATTTCGTGGCAAGTTGAAACATGGAGAGGGATACCACTAA
- a CDS encoding Rid family detoxifying hydrolase has product MKQIINAEQAPAAIGPYSHGTTSGQFIFTSGQLPVDGSTGKVVEGGITEQSVQALANLKYVLEAGGGSIDTVLKTTCYLANISDFAEFNKVYADVFKTDCPARSCFAVKDLPLGVLVEVEAIAEKL; this is encoded by the coding sequence ATGAAACAAATCATCAATGCTGAACAAGCACCTGCAGCGATTGGCCCATACTCACACGGCACTACTTCTGGGCAATTTATTTTCACGTCAGGCCAGCTACCAGTTGATGGTTCAACAGGCAAAGTAGTTGAAGGTGGTATCACTGAGCAAAGCGTACAAGCACTAGCAAACCTAAAATACGTACTAGAAGCGGGCGGCGGTAGCATCGACACAGTTCTAAAAACAACTTGTTACCTAGCAAATATCTCAGACTTTGCTGAGTTCAACAAAGTGTATGCAGACGTATTTAAAACAGATTGCCCAGCACGTAGCTGCTTTGCAGTTAAAGACCTACCACTAGGTGTGTTGGTTGAAGTTGAAGCGATTGCAGAAAAGCTTTAA
- a CDS encoding GlsB/YeaQ/YmgE family stress response membrane protein, which translates to MGIISWIILGLIAGALAKWLMPGDDGGGWIATMVLGIAGAFVGGFLGGFLGFGGADGVNIGSIVTATLGAFILLFLYNRFIRS; encoded by the coding sequence ATGGGTATTATTTCATGGATCATTCTTGGCTTAATTGCTGGTGCGCTCGCTAAATGGTTGATGCCAGGTGATGATGGCGGTGGCTGGATCGCGACTATGGTGCTCGGCATCGCGGGGGCATTTGTTGGTGGATTTTTAGGTGGTTTCCTTGGTTTTGGCGGTGCAGATGGCGTCAATATCGGCAGCATCGTGACTGCCACACTCGGCGCCTTTATTCTGCTATTCTTATATAACAGGTTTATACGAAGCTAA